From a region of the Impatiens glandulifera chromosome 4, dImpGla2.1, whole genome shotgun sequence genome:
- the LOC124934095 gene encoding receptor-like cytoplasmic kinase 176 isoform X1, with amino-acid sequence MGSCLSSQIKTGSRDVGTGQGGNSKLGSRSGKSYNSGSSRRVSAASENEILLSSSNLKSFTYNDLKVSTRNFRPDTVLGEGGFGCVFKGWIDEHTFAATRPGTGIVIAVKKLNQEGLQGHKEWLTEIGYLGQLYHPNLVKLIGYCLEEDHRLLVYEFMPKGSLENHLFRRSRHFEPLSWSLRMKVALGAAKGLAFLHSPEAKVIYRDFKASNILLDSNYDAKLSDFGLAKDGPQDGKSHVSTRVMGTYGYAAPEYMATGHLTTKSDVYSYGVVLLEMLTGKRVIDKNRPPGEINLIEWARPHLSSKRRILQIMDSRIEGQYTLGGAIKVATLAIRCLATEPKLRPNMTEVLKSLEQLQDSCRDSVSPRNLQQQQNKSNPVPHRRRKHVDEVSNGKPAVAANLRPAASPLGA; translated from the exons ATGGGTTCCTGTCTCAGCTCTCAAATCAAAACAGGCAGCAGAGATGTTG GAACAGGGCAAGGAGGAAATTCTAAACTGGGTAGTAGAAGTGGGAAGAGTTATAACAGTGGATCAAGCAGAAGGGTATCTGCAGCATCAGAAAATGAAATACTTTTATCATCTTCAAATCTTAAGAGTTTTACATACAATGATTTGAAAGTTTCTACTAGAAATTTTCGGCCTGATACTGTTCTTGGAGAAGGTGGGTTTGGTTGCGTTTTCAAGGGTTGGATTGATGAACATACTTTTGCAGCTACTAGACCTGGAACTGGTATTGTTATTGCGGTTAAGAAACTTAATCAAGAAGGTCTTCAAGGTCATAAAGAGTGGCTTACTGAGATTGGTTATTTAGGTCAACTTTATCATCCAAATCTTGTTAAGTTGATTGGTTATTGTTTGGAGGAAGATCATAGGTTATTAGTATATGAGTTCATGCCTAAAGGAAGTTTGGAGAATCATTTATTCAGAA GAAGTAGACACTTTGAACCACTTTCATGGAGTTTAAGAATGAAGGTGGCTCTTGGGGCAGCTAAAGGACTTGCTTTTCTTCATAGTCCAGAAGCTAAAGTCATCTATCGAGATTTCAAAGCCTCTAATATCCTCCTTGATTCT AACTATGATGCAAAGCTTTCTGATTTCGGGTTAGCCAAAGACGGGCCACAAGATGGAAAAAGCCACGTGTCTACAAGGGTCATGGGCACCTATGGTTATGCTGCCCCCGAATACATGGCCACAG GTCACTTGACTACAAAAAGCGATGTGTATAGCTATGGGGTTGTTCTTCTGGAAATGTTGACGGGTAAAAGAGTAATAGACAAGAACCGACCACCAGGGGAGATAAACTTGATTGAATGGGCACGACCACACCTTTCAAGCAAAAGGAGGATTTTGCAGATAATGGATTCACGAATAGAGGGGCAATACACATTGGGAGGAGCAATCAAGGTTGCTACACTTGCTATCAGATGTTTAGCCACCGAACCTAAGTTAAGGCCAAACATGACCGAAGTACTGAAATCGTTGGAACAACTTCAGGATTCATGTAGAGATTCGGTTTCCCCTAGAAACTTGCAACAACAACAGAATAAGTCGAACCCGGTTCCTCATCGTCGAAGGAAACATGTTGATGAAGTTTCCAATGGAAAACCTGCTGTTGCTGCTAATTTAAGGCCTGCTGCTTCTCCACTTGGGGCTTAA
- the LOC124934095 gene encoding receptor-like cytoplasmic kinase 176 isoform X2 → MGSCLSSQIKTGTGQGGNSKLGSRSGKSYNSGSSRRVSAASENEILLSSSNLKSFTYNDLKVSTRNFRPDTVLGEGGFGCVFKGWIDEHTFAATRPGTGIVIAVKKLNQEGLQGHKEWLTEIGYLGQLYHPNLVKLIGYCLEEDHRLLVYEFMPKGSLENHLFRRSRHFEPLSWSLRMKVALGAAKGLAFLHSPEAKVIYRDFKASNILLDSNYDAKLSDFGLAKDGPQDGKSHVSTRVMGTYGYAAPEYMATGHLTTKSDVYSYGVVLLEMLTGKRVIDKNRPPGEINLIEWARPHLSSKRRILQIMDSRIEGQYTLGGAIKVATLAIRCLATEPKLRPNMTEVLKSLEQLQDSCRDSVSPRNLQQQQNKSNPVPHRRRKHVDEVSNGKPAVAANLRPAASPLGA, encoded by the exons ATGGGTTCCTGTCTCAGCTCTCAAATCAAAACAG GAACAGGGCAAGGAGGAAATTCTAAACTGGGTAGTAGAAGTGGGAAGAGTTATAACAGTGGATCAAGCAGAAGGGTATCTGCAGCATCAGAAAATGAAATACTTTTATCATCTTCAAATCTTAAGAGTTTTACATACAATGATTTGAAAGTTTCTACTAGAAATTTTCGGCCTGATACTGTTCTTGGAGAAGGTGGGTTTGGTTGCGTTTTCAAGGGTTGGATTGATGAACATACTTTTGCAGCTACTAGACCTGGAACTGGTATTGTTATTGCGGTTAAGAAACTTAATCAAGAAGGTCTTCAAGGTCATAAAGAGTGGCTTACTGAGATTGGTTATTTAGGTCAACTTTATCATCCAAATCTTGTTAAGTTGATTGGTTATTGTTTGGAGGAAGATCATAGGTTATTAGTATATGAGTTCATGCCTAAAGGAAGTTTGGAGAATCATTTATTCAGAA GAAGTAGACACTTTGAACCACTTTCATGGAGTTTAAGAATGAAGGTGGCTCTTGGGGCAGCTAAAGGACTTGCTTTTCTTCATAGTCCAGAAGCTAAAGTCATCTATCGAGATTTCAAAGCCTCTAATATCCTCCTTGATTCT AACTATGATGCAAAGCTTTCTGATTTCGGGTTAGCCAAAGACGGGCCACAAGATGGAAAAAGCCACGTGTCTACAAGGGTCATGGGCACCTATGGTTATGCTGCCCCCGAATACATGGCCACAG GTCACTTGACTACAAAAAGCGATGTGTATAGCTATGGGGTTGTTCTTCTGGAAATGTTGACGGGTAAAAGAGTAATAGACAAGAACCGACCACCAGGGGAGATAAACTTGATTGAATGGGCACGACCACACCTTTCAAGCAAAAGGAGGATTTTGCAGATAATGGATTCACGAATAGAGGGGCAATACACATTGGGAGGAGCAATCAAGGTTGCTACACTTGCTATCAGATGTTTAGCCACCGAACCTAAGTTAAGGCCAAACATGACCGAAGTACTGAAATCGTTGGAACAACTTCAGGATTCATGTAGAGATTCGGTTTCCCCTAGAAACTTGCAACAACAACAGAATAAGTCGAACCCGGTTCCTCATCGTCGAAGGAAACATGTTGATGAAGTTTCCAATGGAAAACCTGCTGTTGCTGCTAATTTAAGGCCTGCTGCTTCTCCACTTGGGGCTTAA